In one Fusarium keratoplasticum isolate Fu6.1 chromosome 5, whole genome shotgun sequence genomic region, the following are encoded:
- a CDS encoding F-box domain-containing protein, with translation MGTFQPGLLGLSTELLFHIIDYIHPSSHLSLALTCSKLHRHSQPILDRHRAAHSIVSDLQPESVLGLLRGAESCSVELWHVRELELWGNRSSSEEWRAWDVSVTGLVRLADAESIEPSLEREEIMGFFSMAKQWWDIPEDEFDAARNELETGGDGFLKLLLIASCPRLHSIRFAKEKERYLHTSLRWMAKAVSWSMDSGRWPPGFQSLRNVAIGVSTGLPEEEEDHNPDELQLEFLDFAAVLNLPGIHSVYIRDLYPDWEDEGNDHPDAVTENYRLEPRSSTIQHIYIDRAQGLQIFYDPFLSVGKDLQTMTLRGLEDWTQCDDTDAIPEALSRNYPDTFRKMTFYRPTGLHGYRCGVYLPDQIGDPFPGMRQLSVGISDIDLLAMAEIDSNPSIEAYVDYWCNGFLPKNLEVIMIWGEPGNGDDWLQLDDDVMMDFTDAAIAAVIKAGTYKNLKVIYLDDIERQTETQRPRVCFQKSIAAGRETGVHVYTLTNREDGGYWREFPAAADRFDLKTGPFGERPASWRINRREGVWEDPGCEGCGECEECLRVYPEHVWKSAAASIAEGLEKPDV, from the coding sequence ATGGGGACCTTTCAGCctggccttctcggcctctcAACTGAGCTCCTCTTCCACATCATCGACtacatccatccatcatcacatcTCTCACTCGCCCTCACTTGCTCCAAGCTCCACCGCCACTCCCAACCAATTCTTGATCGCCACCGCGCTGCCCACAGCATCGTATCCGACCTCCAACCTGAGAGTGTTCTCGGTCTTCTGAGGGGCGCAGAATCATGCAGTGTCGAGCTCTGGCATGTgcgggagctggagctctgGGGTAATCGGAGTAGCTCGGAGGAATGGCGAGCTTGGGATGTGAGCGTGACAGGTCTGGTACGACTCGCCGACGCAGAGTCTATTGAGCCAAGCCtggaaagagaagaaattatgggcttcttctcaatgGCGAAGCAATGGTGGGATATACCCGAAGACGAATTTGACGCTGCGAGGAACGAGCTTGAGACTGGAGGGGACGGCTTCCTCAAATTGCTCCTGATCGCCTCATGTCCCAGACTGCACAGCATCAGGTTCGCCAAAGAAAAAGAACGGTACCTGCATACGAGCCTCCGATGGATGGCAAAGGCCGTATCGTGGAGCATGGACAGCGGGAGGTGGCCGCCAGGCTTCCAGTCCCTACGCAACGTAGCCATCGGCGTCTCGACGGGGCtgccagaagaggaagaagatcaCAACCCCGACGAACTCCAGTTAGAGTTCCTCGACTTTGCAGCTGTTCTCAATCTCCCCGGCATCCACAGTGTGTACATTAGAGACCTCTATCCAGACTGGGAGGACGAGGGCAACGATCACCCGGATGCCGTGACGGAAAATTACCGCCTCGAACCCCGTTCGTCAACCATCCAGCACATCTACATCGACCGCGCGCAAGGCCTACAGATATTCTACGATCCTTTCCTGAGCGTCGGTAAGGATCTGCAGACTATGACTCTCCGGGGCCTCGAGGATTGGACCCAATGCGATGACACGGATGCGATCCCCGAGGCGCTGAGCAGGAACTACCCCGACACGTTCCGGAAGATGACCTTTTACAGGCCGACGGGCCTTCATGGGTACAGGTGCGGCGTCTATCTGCCAGACCAGATAGGAGACCCATTCCCCGGCATGAGACAGTTGTCCGTGGGCATATCCGACATCGACCTTCTAGCCATGGCAGAAATTGACTCTAATCCAAGCATTGAAGCATACGTCGACTATTGGTGTAATGGGTTCCTGCCAAAGAATCTTGAGGTCATCATGATCTGGGGAGAGCCGGGTAATGGTGATGACTGGCTCCAACTGGACGACGATGTCATGATGGACTTTACCGACGCAGCCATCGCGGCCGTGATCAAAGCCGGCACCTAcaagaacctcaaggtcATCTACCTCGACGATATCGAAAGGCAGACAGAAACCCAACGCCCAAGGGTATGCTTCCAAAAGTCAATCGCCGCGGGACGCGAGACGGGCGTGCACGTCTATACCCTGACAAACAGGGAGGATGGCGGCTACTGGAGGGAGtttcctgctgctgcagaCAGGTTTGATCTGAAGACGGGGCCATTTGGAGAGAGGCCTGCCTCGTGGCGGATCAATCGAAGGGAAGGGGTGTGGGAGGATCCAGGTTGCGAGGGATGTGGAGAGTGTGAAGAGTGCTTGAGGGTATACCCAGAACACGTTTGGAAGAGTGCCGCAGCTTCAATTGCTGAGGGTTTGGAGAAGCCGGATGTGTAG